The Fulvivirga ligni genome window below encodes:
- a CDS encoding S9 family peptidase, with product MKKILYLLFAISITAHAQYTSKLSIPEIMQGEDFVGYLPERVQWSPDGKFIYFSWNPDKEITRSLYKVDVATGKIDKVSTEEQKSRAYIGQYNEDRSRMVYDKNGDIFLYDTKTNKATQVTNTLENENVQGFSGDQKHVIYSIGNNLFSWSISSGVTKQLTDFKSGNKKADKKLPAEEQWLENDQLALFDILVKRKQQKEAGEEERETLKPDRPLEIYVGKKRVSNTGVSPDMNYITYRLTTSAEDKSTEVTYFVTESGYSEQRTARSKVGSPQSSFEMGIYDVKKDTTYIIDTKQIEGIYDKPEFLKDYAEGEFNPKYDEPRGVVIHGPFYAKSGKAFVDIRSDDNKDRWLMQLDLANGNLTLIDRQHDDAWIGGPGISSWNFFPGNLGWLPDGETIWFQSEETGYSHLYTYNINTKKKKALTQGEFEIRDAQLSNDKKYFYIQSNKVSPHVSHFYKLPVSGGTMAQITSKEGNNNVYLSPDEKQLAVLYSYSNKPWELYLMKNKEGAEMKQLTESTTEAFKSYEWKDPEIVQFKAEDGAEVAARLYKPEKANGAAVIFVHGAGYLQNVHKWWSSYYREYMFHNYLTDMGYTVMDIDYRGSDGYGRDWRTGIYRWMGGKDLSDQVDGAKYLVDHHGVDKDRIGIYGGSYGGFITLMAMFTAPDTFQSGAALRSVTDWAHYNHGYTSNILNTPVQDSIAYAKSSPIYFADGLKGKLVMLHGMVDDNVQFQDVVRLSQRLIELGKKDWDLAVFPLERHGFVEASSWADEYRRIYELFEETLKEK from the coding sequence ATGAAAAAAATCCTTTATCTATTATTTGCTATATCAATTACCGCCCATGCGCAGTATACCTCCAAGCTCTCTATTCCTGAGATTATGCAAGGGGAAGATTTTGTAGGCTATTTGCCTGAAAGAGTTCAGTGGAGCCCGGATGGAAAGTTCATCTATTTTAGTTGGAATCCGGATAAGGAAATTACCCGAAGCTTGTATAAGGTTGACGTAGCTACTGGTAAGATAGATAAGGTGAGCACTGAGGAGCAAAAGAGTAGAGCTTACATAGGCCAATATAATGAAGATAGAAGCCGAATGGTATACGATAAAAATGGGGATATCTTCCTTTATGATACCAAAACCAATAAGGCCACTCAGGTTACAAATACTTTGGAGAATGAAAATGTTCAGGGGTTCAGTGGTGATCAAAAACATGTTATTTATTCTATTGGCAACAATCTTTTCTCATGGTCTATCTCTAGTGGCGTAACCAAGCAGCTAACAGATTTCAAATCTGGAAATAAGAAGGCCGACAAAAAACTGCCGGCTGAAGAGCAGTGGTTGGAAAATGATCAGCTAGCGCTTTTTGATATTCTGGTAAAAAGAAAACAGCAAAAAGAAGCTGGTGAAGAAGAAAGGGAAACACTGAAGCCGGATCGTCCATTGGAAATTTATGTAGGTAAGAAAAGGGTTTCAAACACAGGCGTGAGTCCTGATATGAATTATATTACCTACAGACTGACTACAAGCGCTGAGGATAAATCTACGGAGGTGACTTATTTCGTTACCGAATCAGGCTATTCAGAGCAGCGAACAGCCAGATCAAAGGTGGGATCTCCACAAAGTTCTTTTGAGATGGGAATTTACGATGTGAAGAAGGATACTACTTATATAATTGATACTAAGCAGATTGAAGGTATTTATGATAAGCCTGAGTTTCTAAAAGATTATGCTGAAGGTGAGTTTAATCCTAAATATGATGAGCCAAGGGGTGTAGTAATTCATGGGCCCTTCTATGCAAAAAGCGGAAAGGCATTTGTAGATATTCGGTCTGATGATAATAAAGATCGCTGGCTGATGCAGCTAGACCTGGCCAATGGAAATCTTACCTTGATTGATCGCCAGCATGACGATGCGTGGATTGGAGGTCCTGGCATCAGCAGCTGGAATTTCTTCCCGGGTAACCTGGGTTGGCTCCCAGACGGTGAAACGATATGGTTCCAGTCTGAAGAAACCGGCTACTCTCATTTATATACCTATAATATAAACACTAAAAAGAAAAAGGCCTTGACACAAGGTGAGTTTGAAATCAGAGATGCTCAGCTTTCAAACGATAAAAAATACTTCTATATACAGAGTAATAAGGTTTCTCCACATGTGAGTCACTTTTACAAGTTGCCAGTTTCCGGTGGTACTATGGCGCAGATTACATCTAAGGAAGGAAATAATAATGTTTACTTATCTCCTGATGAGAAGCAGCTAGCGGTCTTATATTCCTACAGCAATAAGCCATGGGAACTCTACTTGATGAAAAATAAAGAAGGTGCTGAAATGAAGCAGCTTACAGAATCTACCACCGAAGCTTTCAAGTCTTATGAATGGAAAGATCCTGAAATAGTACAGTTTAAGGCGGAAGATGGTGCAGAGGTAGCCGCCCGTTTATATAAGCCGGAAAAGGCCAATGGTGCTGCAGTGATCTTTGTGCACGGAGCTGGATATTTACAAAATGTGCATAAGTGGTGGAGTTCATATTACAGAGAATATATGTTCCACAATTATCTTACAGACATGGGATATACCGTGATGGACATAGACTATCGTGGTAGTGACGGCTATGGTAGAGACTGGAGAACGGGCATTTACAGGTGGATGGGTGGTAAAGACCTTTCAGACCAGGTAGATGGTGCTAAATACCTTGTGGATCACCACGGGGTGGATAAAGACAGAATTGGTATTTACGGTGGCTCGTATGGCGGATTCATCACCTTAATGGCCATGTTTACCGCTCCAGACACCTTTCAAAGTGGCGCCGCATTGCGCTCGGTTACAGATTGGGCTCACTATAATCATGGGTATACTTCTAATATTTTGAATACGCCTGTTCAGGATAGTATTGCTTATGCTAAAAGCTCACCGATTTACTTTGCAGATGGTTTGAAAGGTAAATTGGTAATGCTTCATGGCATGGTGGATGATAACGTTCAGTTTCAGGATGTGGTCAGGTTATCTCAGCGACTCATTGAATTAGGTAAAAAAGATTGGGATCTGGCCGTTTTTCCTCTGGAAAGGCATGGATTTGTGGAGGCCAGCAGCTGGGCAGATGAATACCGCAGAATTTATGAGTTATTCGAAGAGACTCTTAAAGAAAAATAA
- the polA gene encoding DNA polymerase I, translating into MSKPEKKLFLLDAYALIYRAHFAFSKSPRISSKGINTGVMFGFTNTLLEVIQKQKPTHIAVAFDTSAPTFRHEQYKEYKANREETPEDIKVGIPIVKDIVRAFNIPVIELDGFEADDIIGTLSKKAAENDFEVFMMTPDKDYGQLVQEHVYLYKPAYMGNAVDILGVDEVLKKWDIESVDQVRDMLGLQGDASDNIPGIPGIGPKTASKLIKQFGSVENLVQNADQLKGKQKENVENFGAQGVLSKELATINVEVPVDFNEEDLVYTGPEKEKLQPIFEELEFRTLLKRVFNEEMKSSSATSSSAGQLSMFSQESKEAIEIEEEIITAKDTIKTIEHEYHLITTPEKRKELVAYLKKQKEFCFDTETTDIDAVEAEVVGLAISYLKGEAFYVSVPENKEEATAVLNDFKEILEDSKIGKIGQNLKYDILVLKKYGINVKGQIFDTMLAHYLLEPETKHSMDVIAEQYLHYIPIPISDVLGPKGKKQLNMRDLDPKDVVEYAGEDADITLQLKVRLDEEINKEGLDKLLNDVEHPLVQVLAQMEYEGVKIDESALHDMSKELQEASLEAQNEIFELAGQEFNIASPKQLGEVLFDKLKLMDKPKKTKSGQYATGEEILSRLAGEHKICSRILDFREYQKLKSTYVDALPKMISGDGRVHTDYGQAVAATGRLSSNNPNLQNIPIRTEKGREIRKAFVPRDENHALLAADYSQIELRIAASFAQDKDMISAFKEGRDIHATTAAKVFNVALEDVDPNMRRKAKEVNFGIIYGISAFGLSQNLNIPRSEASDIIKSYFKEFPSIRAYMDDSIQKAKEKEYVETLMGRRRYLRDINSRNATMRGYAERNAINAPIQGSAADIIKVAMVKIHEWLQKENLKTKMIMQVHDELVFDVPKDELDIVKPKIVELMTSAVDLEVPMEVEAGVGENWLKAH; encoded by the coding sequence ATGAGTAAACCGGAGAAAAAATTATTTCTACTTGACGCTTACGCGTTAATTTACAGAGCACATTTTGCATTTAGTAAAAGCCCAAGAATAAGCTCAAAAGGTATAAATACTGGAGTGATGTTTGGCTTTACCAACACCCTGTTGGAAGTAATTCAAAAACAAAAGCCAACCCATATTGCGGTAGCTTTTGACACCTCGGCCCCTACCTTCAGACACGAGCAATACAAAGAATATAAAGCTAATAGAGAGGAAACTCCGGAGGATATTAAGGTGGGCATTCCTATAGTGAAAGATATTGTAAGGGCTTTTAACATTCCGGTTATAGAGCTAGACGGTTTTGAGGCTGATGATATCATTGGAACATTATCTAAGAAAGCCGCTGAAAATGATTTTGAGGTGTTTATGATGACACCAGATAAGGATTACGGGCAGCTGGTTCAGGAGCATGTTTATCTCTATAAACCTGCCTACATGGGCAATGCTGTAGATATTTTAGGCGTTGATGAGGTTCTGAAAAAATGGGACATAGAATCAGTAGATCAGGTAAGAGATATGCTTGGTTTACAAGGCGATGCATCTGATAATATACCAGGTATACCAGGCATAGGCCCTAAAACTGCCTCCAAACTCATTAAGCAATTTGGCTCGGTTGAAAACCTGGTGCAAAACGCTGACCAGCTAAAAGGAAAGCAAAAAGAAAATGTAGAAAACTTTGGTGCTCAGGGAGTGCTTTCCAAAGAATTAGCTACGATCAATGTAGAGGTACCTGTTGATTTTAATGAGGAAGATCTGGTATATACAGGCCCTGAAAAAGAGAAGCTTCAACCTATTTTTGAAGAACTGGAATTCAGGACATTACTAAAAAGAGTCTTCAATGAAGAGATGAAATCTTCAAGTGCCACTTCATCTTCAGCAGGGCAGCTTTCTATGTTTAGCCAGGAAAGTAAAGAGGCCATTGAAATAGAAGAGGAGATTATTACTGCCAAGGACACCATTAAGACCATAGAGCACGAATATCACCTGATCACTACTCCTGAAAAGAGGAAAGAGCTGGTTGCATACTTAAAAAAGCAAAAGGAATTCTGCTTTGACACTGAAACCACTGACATAGATGCTGTAGAAGCCGAGGTGGTTGGTTTGGCTATTTCATACCTTAAAGGAGAGGCCTTCTACGTGAGCGTGCCTGAAAATAAAGAGGAGGCTACCGCGGTTTTAAATGATTTTAAAGAGATTTTAGAAGATTCGAAAATTGGCAAAATCGGCCAAAATCTAAAATATGATATTTTGGTGCTGAAGAAATATGGCATCAATGTAAAAGGTCAAATATTTGACACCATGCTAGCTCACTACCTGCTTGAGCCGGAAACAAAGCACAGCATGGATGTAATTGCAGAACAATATCTGCACTACATTCCAATTCCTATCTCTGATGTCTTAGGACCAAAAGGCAAAAAACAGCTTAACATGCGTGACCTCGACCCTAAAGATGTGGTAGAGTACGCAGGAGAAGATGCTGATATCACTTTACAATTAAAAGTGAGGCTGGACGAAGAGATAAATAAGGAAGGCTTAGATAAGCTTCTCAATGATGTGGAGCATCCATTGGTGCAAGTATTAGCTCAAATGGAGTATGAAGGAGTGAAGATAGATGAAAGCGCTCTTCATGATATGAGCAAGGAACTTCAGGAAGCAAGCTTAGAGGCTCAGAATGAGATATTTGAGCTTGCAGGTCAGGAGTTCAATATCGCATCTCCCAAACAGCTGGGAGAGGTTTTATTCGATAAGCTGAAGCTTATGGATAAGCCTAAAAAAACCAAATCTGGCCAATATGCTACTGGTGAAGAAATACTGAGCCGCTTAGCTGGTGAGCACAAAATCTGTAGTAGAATTCTCGATTTTAGGGAGTATCAAAAACTAAAATCTACTTATGTAGATGCTCTTCCTAAAATGATCAGTGGTGATGGCAGGGTGCATACAGACTATGGACAAGCCGTGGCTGCCACCGGTAGGTTAAGCTCTAATAATCCTAACCTGCAAAATATTCCTATTAGAACGGAAAAAGGCAGAGAGATTAGAAAGGCATTTGTTCCAAGAGATGAAAACCATGCGCTACTGGCTGCGGATTATAGCCAGATAGAGCTGAGAATAGCAGCATCATTTGCTCAAGACAAGGATATGATCTCTGCATTTAAGGAAGGGAGAGACATTCACGCCACTACTGCTGCCAAAGTATTTAATGTGGCTTTAGAAGACGTGGATCCAAACATGCGTAGAAAGGCTAAGGAGGTAAACTTTGGTATCATTTACGGAATTTCAGCTTTTGGCTTATCTCAAAACTTAAACATTCCAAGGTCTGAGGCCAGTGATATTATAAAATCCTACTTTAAAGAGTTCCCATCTATCAGAGCTTATATGGACGATTCAATCCAGAAGGCTAAGGAAAAGGAATATGTCGAAACTCTAATGGGCAGAAGAAGATATTTAAGAGATATCAACTCACGAAATGCCACCATGAGAGGTTATGCCGAAAGAAATGCCATTAATGCGCCTATTCAGGGTAGCGCAGCAGACATCATAAAAGTAGCCATGGTGAAGATTCACGAATGGCTGCAAAAGGAAAATCTCAAAACCAAAATGATTATGCAGGTGCATGATGAATTGGTGTTTGATGTTCCTAAAGATGAGCTGGATATAGTAAAACCAAAGATTGTAGAGCTAATGACATCTGCGGTAGACCTTGAAGTGCCTATGGAGGTAGAAGCCGGCGTAGGTGAAAACTGGCTAAAAGCACACTAG
- a CDS encoding pyridoxal-phosphate dependent enzyme, with product MNSKPTAQDIEKAHDLVSAYINYTPVYTSESINKIAGAEIYFKCENFQKVGAFKARGGMNAILSLSDEDRQKGVATHSSGNHAQAVALAAKVEGIPAHIVMPSNSAKVKMDAVRGYGANLIECEPTLQAREDTLQEVVEKTGATMIHPYNDYYIIAGQATAAKELIEGVNDPLDYILTPVGGGGLLSGTSLSAHYWSPETKVIGCEPEGADDAYRSFNAKTLIPMVNPNTIADGLRTSVGEKPFQIILEHVSDILLTNDEEITAAMKMVWERMKIIIEPSAAVPLAVVLRNKEKFEGKKVGIIISGGNVDLGALPF from the coding sequence ATGAACTCAAAGCCAACCGCACAAGATATAGAGAAGGCCCATGACCTGGTGTCTGCTTACATCAATTACACCCCTGTTTACACCTCTGAAAGCATTAATAAAATTGCTGGGGCAGAGATATATTTTAAATGTGAAAACTTCCAAAAAGTAGGTGCTTTCAAAGCCCGAGGAGGCATGAATGCTATTCTTTCCTTATCTGATGAAGACAGACAAAAAGGAGTAGCCACCCACAGCTCTGGAAATCATGCACAGGCAGTGGCTTTAGCAGCCAAGGTAGAAGGTATTCCCGCCCACATAGTTATGCCTTCAAACTCGGCAAAGGTAAAAATGGATGCCGTAAGAGGTTATGGAGCCAACTTGATTGAGTGTGAGCCTACACTTCAAGCCCGAGAAGATACACTTCAGGAAGTGGTAGAAAAAACAGGGGCTACTATGATTCACCCTTATAATGACTACTATATCATTGCGGGACAAGCCACTGCAGCTAAAGAACTTATCGAAGGAGTGAATGATCCTCTGGATTATATATTAACACCTGTTGGCGGTGGCGGGCTACTTAGTGGCACATCACTAAGTGCGCATTACTGGTCACCTGAAACTAAAGTGATTGGCTGTGAGCCCGAAGGTGCTGATGATGCTTACCGATCATTTAACGCCAAAACATTGATTCCTATGGTGAACCCGAACACCATTGCGGATGGTCTAAGAACTTCTGTGGGTGAAAAACCATTTCAGATCATTCTGGAACATGTATCCGATATACTTTTAACCAACGATGAAGAAATAACGGCAGCTATGAAAATGGTGTGGGAAAGAATGAAAATAATTATAGAGCCTAGTGCTGCCGTACCGTTGGCAGTTGTACTTCGAAACAAAGAAAAGTTTGAAGGCAAAAAGGTGGGCATAATCATTAGTGGAGGAAATGTAGACCTCGGGGCATTACCATTTTAA
- a CDS encoding App1 family protein, producing the protein MRIKKWLGVLSPPTIIPYRGYGTPSQVFIRGHVLDDRILYESNKEDRKRKNFRAMISRYLSEAIPDVRVSIQLFGKEKIVTTDANGLFETTFEFSEPTTQTGWQCIFYKVLDKIVDEQKEIETEGEVYIQEPQSAFGIISDVDDTILISHATQTLRKLRLILTKNSKTRLPFTGVAAFYDALNTGVDNIRNPIFYVSSSEWNLYDFLEDFCEVRNIPKGPFLLQELKTSLWKLVKSGGGTHNHKLEKIRHLFEVYSDLPFILIGDSGQRDSELYTKICEEFPGRVKAIYIRDVSKSRKEKKVLAMAEGLKQHGVEMLLVEDTAAAAKHAFENQYITENELTMVQQETQEQRGKAESLVGQIVEAENK; encoded by the coding sequence TTGAGGATAAAGAAATGGCTAGGTGTACTATCTCCACCTACCATCATTCCCTACCGTGGCTATGGTACTCCTTCCCAGGTTTTCATAAGAGGCCATGTATTGGATGATAGAATCCTTTACGAGTCTAACAAAGAAGATAGAAAGCGAAAGAACTTCAGGGCTATGATCAGCCGCTATCTCAGTGAGGCCATTCCAGATGTAAGGGTAAGCATTCAGCTGTTCGGCAAAGAAAAAATAGTGACTACTGATGCCAACGGCCTTTTCGAAACCACTTTTGAATTTTCTGAGCCAACCACACAGACTGGCTGGCAGTGCATCTTCTATAAAGTGTTAGATAAAATTGTAGATGAGCAAAAAGAAATAGAAACAGAAGGAGAGGTATATATTCAAGAGCCACAATCTGCATTTGGAATTATTTCTGATGTGGATGACACCATATTAATATCTCACGCTACCCAAACACTGAGAAAACTTAGGCTTATCCTTACTAAAAACTCAAAAACGAGATTACCTTTCACTGGTGTAGCCGCATTTTACGACGCCTTAAATACGGGAGTAGACAATATTAGAAACCCGATTTTTTACGTAAGCAGCAGTGAGTGGAATTTATATGACTTCCTGGAAGACTTTTGCGAAGTGAGAAATATACCTAAAGGTCCATTTTTACTTCAGGAGCTAAAAACAAGCCTTTGGAAATTAGTGAAATCCGGGGGTGGCACTCATAATCACAAGCTCGAAAAAATAAGGCACCTCTTCGAAGTATATTCTGACCTGCCCTTCATCCTTATAGGAGACAGTGGCCAGCGGGACAGTGAGCTATACACTAAAATATGTGAAGAATTTCCTGGAAGAGTAAAGGCCATTTATATCAGAGATGTTTCCAAATCAAGGAAAGAAAAGAAAGTGCTAGCCATGGCTGAAGGCTTAAAACAGCATGGAGTAGAAATGCTTTTAGTAGAAGATACAGCCGCTGCCGCGAAACATGCCTTTGAAAATCAGTACATTACGGAAAACGAGCTTACCATGGTGCAGCAAGAGACCCAAGAGCAAAGGGGTAAAGCAGAAAGTTTAGTAGGTCAAATAGTGGAGGCCGAAAATAAGTAA
- a CDS encoding 7TM-DISM domain-containing protein, protein MSVAKAFCCVIFIIFLPILSLAGGDVQEEPEVLKGELNISDYNIRDLGTIDLDGEWEFYYNRLLSPQDFKDGLNNNMELIHVPSIWNDILYKGIKLGGQGYATYRLTVHKKERDQLLAFFIPNVYTSYKLYVNDSLVAQNGEVGESKDKSSPSWKPLYKTFICKDSKMEIIWQVSNFYHNRGGIHKVLKFGSPESVAFTREKSVISNILSVGGLIVLGLFFIIFFFIRKGQTATLYFGLLCILWALRALFSNIYLITDLMPGITWNAAIRIEYLSLYASVLAGVLFITKTYGEFFNPLFKWIIITINYLFIALSLILPPLFFTSMLPAYQFFLAVNLAYIVLIIVRAIMDKQKEAWFSAASIFIGISLFTYEITAYIFIFKVNHVLINIGYLAIFFLNSLVIAAHFVSAIHKMKNLEEEKENETLSRLGRTYRYR, encoded by the coding sequence ATGTCTGTAGCTAAAGCTTTTTGCTGTGTAATATTTATAATTTTTTTACCTATTCTTTCTTTGGCCGGTGGGGATGTGCAGGAGGAGCCCGAGGTTCTAAAAGGTGAACTAAATATATCAGATTACAATATTCGTGATTTGGGCACCATTGATCTGGATGGTGAATGGGAATTCTATTATAATAGACTTCTATCTCCTCAGGACTTCAAGGATGGCCTAAATAACAATATGGAACTTATCCATGTACCTTCTATATGGAATGACATACTATATAAAGGTATAAAACTAGGCGGTCAGGGTTACGCCACCTACCGATTAACGGTCCACAAAAAAGAAAGAGATCAACTATTGGCGTTCTTCATTCCGAACGTTTACACATCTTATAAACTTTATGTTAATGATTCTCTAGTAGCACAAAATGGCGAAGTAGGTGAATCAAAAGACAAATCAAGTCCTAGCTGGAAGCCCCTTTATAAAACATTTATATGTAAAGACTCTAAGATGGAAATCATATGGCAGGTTTCTAACTTTTACCATAATAGAGGAGGCATCCATAAAGTATTAAAATTTGGCTCACCGGAGTCAGTGGCCTTTACCAGAGAAAAGTCAGTTATTTCTAATATTCTTTCGGTAGGTGGTCTTATCGTTCTTGGACTATTCTTCATCATTTTCTTCTTTATTAGAAAAGGACAGACCGCCACTTTATACTTTGGGTTGCTGTGTATACTATGGGCATTAAGAGCCTTATTTTCAAATATTTATCTCATTACTGACCTTATGCCAGGCATTACCTGGAATGCAGCAATAAGAATAGAATACTTGTCACTCTACGCCAGCGTACTTGCCGGTGTCTTGTTTATCACAAAAACTTATGGTGAATTCTTTAATCCATTATTCAAGTGGATCATCATTACTATTAACTATTTGTTTATAGCCTTATCGCTGATATTGCCGCCACTCTTCTTTACTTCTATGCTGCCGGCATATCAGTTTTTCTTAGCAGTTAACCTTGCCTATATCGTTCTTATCATAGTGAGAGCCATTATGGACAAGCAAAAAGAGGCCTGGTTTAGTGCGGCCAGTATTTTCATCGGCATTTCGTTATTCACTTATGAAATAACTGCTTACATTTTCATTTTCAAGGTGAATCACGTTCTAATAAATATCGGTTATCTGGCCATTTTCTTTTTGAATTCATTGGTTATAGCAGCTCATTTTGTTAGTGCCATTCATAAGATGAAAAACCTTGAGGAAGAAAAAGAAAATGAAACCCTCAGTCGTTTAGGCCGAACTTACAGGTACAGATAG
- a CDS encoding diacylglycerol/lipid kinase family protein has protein sequence MNHLLFVINPISGGIDKSDLYSQIDTCCSQRSVQFSILETKGENDQKRIKKAIEEKKPDTVVACGGDGTINLVAQVLLGNKDLKLGIMPLGSANGLATELGIPEDTVAAIDIIIGQKTIDMDVLRVNDDHLSLHLSDIGFNATLIKRFEASGSRGKMAYARHFFTTLFKKKPRKYHFDFGYTKFNQRAEMVVFANATKYGTGAVVNPEGQLDDGKFEVCIFKPYPWYAIFSLAYRFFTGKMKNSRYVDILTAEELHLSTRQEDTLQIDGEDLGDFKKVHVKIEPAQLKVIKP, from the coding sequence ATGAATCACCTTTTGTTTGTAATTAATCCAATATCCGGTGGCATAGATAAATCGGATCTGTATAGTCAAATAGATACCTGCTGCTCACAGAGAAGTGTTCAATTTTCTATTCTCGAAACAAAGGGTGAAAATGATCAAAAACGCATAAAAAAGGCAATTGAAGAAAAAAAGCCAGATACGGTAGTCGCCTGCGGGGGTGATGGTACTATTAATCTTGTGGCCCAGGTTTTATTGGGAAATAAAGACTTAAAGTTGGGAATTATGCCTCTTGGGTCTGCCAATGGATTAGCCACTGAGTTGGGTATTCCAGAAGATACCGTCGCAGCCATTGATATTATCATTGGTCAGAAAACCATAGATATGGATGTGCTTAGGGTGAATGACGACCATTTATCGTTACATCTCAGCGACATAGGCTTCAATGCTACCCTTATAAAAAGGTTTGAGGCTAGTGGTTCCAGAGGAAAAATGGCCTATGCCCGCCACTTTTTTACCACCTTATTTAAAAAGAAGCCCAGGAAATATCATTTTGATTTTGGCTATACCAAATTCAATCAGCGTGCGGAAATGGTGGTTTTTGCTAATGCCACTAAATATGGTACCGGAGCCGTGGTGAACCCTGAAGGTCAACTTGATGACGGAAAATTTGAGGTATGCATATTCAAGCCGTACCCATGGTATGCTATCTTTAGTTTGGCTTATCGTTTTTTCACCGGAAAAATGAAAAACTCCAGGTATGTAGATATTCTAACGGCCGAAGAACTGCATTTGTCCACCCGCCAGGAAGATACTTTGCAGATTGATGGGGAAGATCTGGGCGACTTTAAAAAGGTACATGTAAAGATAGAGCCGGCTCAGCTCAAAGTAATCAAGCCTTGA